The Malus domestica chromosome 13, GDT2T_hap1 genome includes a window with the following:
- the LOC139191006 gene encoding uncharacterized protein, with the protein MELEHKAYWAIEKLNFSYDSTGEQRKLQLNELEEIHQGAYESSRIYKERTKAFHDSQILRKEFQPGQKVLLFSSRLKLFPGKLKSPWTTPYLVTKVFSHGAIEITNEAQGNAVKVNGHRLKPYVESPFDTVYESLTLKEPVI; encoded by the coding sequence ATGGAGCTTGAGCATAAGGCTTACTGGGCAATTGAAAAGTTAAATTTTTCGTATGACTCAACTGgggaacaacgtaaattgcaGCTTAATGAGCTGGAGGAAATTCATCAGGGTGCTTATGAAAGTTCTCGCATCTACAAGGAAAGAACTAAGGCATTTCATGATAGTCAAATTTTACGGAAAGAATTTCAGCCAGGGCAAAAGGTGTTGCTATTCAGTTCACGGCTAAAGTTGTTTCCAGGCAAATTGAAATCTCCCTGGACTACGCCATATCTGGTTACTAAAGTCTTTTCTCATGGGGCAATTGAAATAACTAATGAAGCTCAAGGTAACGCAGTCAAGGTGAATGGGCACAGGCTGAAACCATACGTGGAGTCACCCTTTGATACTGTATACGAGTCTTTGACTCTGAAGGAACCAGTGATCTAG